ccgcgcactggctatttgtgagccggttcgcctgtgcagaaagtgggtcgccacaggttTCTGCAGATAACTATGTAAGAGGCCTAATGTCTAGGACAAGGGTTCCCAGCCCTTTTTATGccctggaccaataccattaagcaaagccCTGTGGACACCTGTTCCAGGGTGTTATCACAATTCAGATCCCGActcagggttttgacccaaaatgggGGCGATTCCTTTCCTTTCACAGATCTGTTCaaccagctgagctcctccagcagattgtttatttAACTTTTTTCTTATTTTACCTCATTTGTAAAGGAAAAGCATATTCCCCATCATTATAGAGTAAAACAGCCAAGATTCGGGAACTTCAAGCGGGGAACGGAACACCCAACAGATCACAAGTTCACATCCCAATGGGTCAATGATCCGAGATGCACCAATAAATTATTAACAGCATGATTTAGAAACTGCAAAGTAATAGAAGACCAAATCAAGTTGTGTAGCATGTCTCCTTTATTTTCACTTCCACAATATACATAATAGCAATAATTTAAGTGTTATTTCTTTATAAATATCACTTCAATCAAACTTTCATGTATATATGAATGCTTAAGTATTATTTTCCACTAGGGTTAATAATTTAAAGTAGCACACATTCTGGTTTCTTTGATCAGTATGATCACTTTCAAGGTACAAATAAGCTTTATGGTATTACGAATAAGAAGGCCAGATTACCAAATCATATAGGTTCTTGTTTATAGGTATACCTTGTTTTCAAGGTATCTCAGGATAAATCAGTAACTATAGTCTTCAATCAACACATTGTAGTATTCTTCCCTCAgctttcaataaaaaaattactgaTAATGAGTGCTAAATTATAACACCACAGTAACCATAAATAATCTTTTACTGCACAAAAGTAAACACAAGAGGTAGTTTTCCAAAAGTAATCAAGTTCTTAGGACTATGCAATCCTCTGGAGTGTAAACTTCTGAAGCAAGGATTAAttggaaaaaaaagatttaaacctgattttaGCAATGTACTAGCATAAATTTTTGTAATACATCATCAAGAATGTATTATTTCTTTGGCTTTAAGGAGAAATATCATCAGTATGGCTACATTTGTATAGATAGTTACACATTATCCGAGGAGAAGAGCTAACTACCTGATTAAAAGTAACGATAAAACTACTTATTGCTGTATTTGGACATACAGAAAATGCCTTAAATTCATCAAAGGATTGGGGTAAAAGACATTTCAGATCCTCTACGAAATACTTAACCCACTGTCGAATAAATCCACCGTGACTGACTATAAGTATATTAGCCATTAGATCCACTGGACTACTGGAATTGTCATCATTTACATTAGAACTGCTGGTGCGCACACAGCACGGATTTTTTACTGAAATATGCAAACCTCCTGAATAATCAGCAACTGCATCAAACTGATCTGGCATACCATAACCTTTGTCTGTATTCTCCATAGGAAGCTgacataaataattaaaaaaatccTCTGCCCGAGCTTGAACCTGTAAAGCAATTAAGAGACTTATTAAAGAGTCTGTTGTATGTACAATATACTCCATAAGTGACCTGCACACCTTTCTCACCATCACAGCTGAACTGTATCAGATTGATTGTAAGAACGTAGCAAGTTGCGTATGCTGCTGATTAAATATGCAGGAGGCATATTTTGGCACGGGCTTTTGAATATGCATATTTTTCAACTTGGTGGGCCAAGTTCCTAGCTCCCGTACTGCAAGTTGCTCAATGTGTACAGTGGCTAACAGAACTCAGTAAAAAGGTTTACTCCTACTCTGTTGTTCTTGCATATGTAACAGCAGCATCATCAAATCCAAGACCAAGACAAAACATAACAGAAATTGTGGTGATGGGACATTGACTTCCAACATATGCAACAGCATACTACTGTTAACTTAAAACACACTTCAGCCTAATTAATGTTTAGAGGCCAATATTAATTTAAATCTCAACAACCCGCCAGTAGTATGGATATCCATGGTTAGGACAATTACTTTATTTATCAATTGAGAAAATGGCAtttgtatatttctatcaaaCAATCTAATGGAAATATGATATAATTGTAGACAGTCTTCCATTTCGTGAACTCAGAGATAATATTCACTGAACAAACCACATATATTCTATTACTGGAATGCTCACTGTTTTAGTAGACACAATAATTTTGAATGTGGGTTGAAGAAGCTTGAAGAAAGCTGATGGCATTCTGTTATCcacaacaaaaagaaaatcaaaagtTTAAACCAGTCATTATTCAATTCTCATTGATGCAATTTACAGGAGTATTATCCAATCAGACTAATAACCACAATCTAACCTGAACATTTTAAACATATTTCAGCATGGCCAGGCAATTGCACAATCTCCTTGTGAACAAAGCATGAGGCATCAGATACAAAGTCACCCAAGAACTTTCAATGTTCTGTGTGGTCCAAATTTGTTGCACACACTTTATGAAATCGAATTCCAGCCTAAAGCACGATCCTTAAAAAAGATAGAACTTGAATTTGTAAAATGATTTTCACAACTAAAGATTTCCCCAAGTCCTGTACACCCAAAGAACTTTGAGGGTATTAGTTACAATATTGTAAGTAAATAAGGAAACCAATTTGCATTTTGCAAGGTTTCATAAATACCTTTGAGATAAAGAACGAATTATCTGTTTAAGGGTTGTTGATTGAGGGATAAAATAAAACTGTAAAAGCTTTGAAAAATCCCATCAATTCTTTTGTATCTACTTGCAAGGGTAGAGAGATCCTCAGACTTGAAAATGCATTTCTTCAAGCTTCACCAACTGAAACAGGAAACCTCAGCAAGTGCAGTTCCAGTGCACTTAATTTCAGAATTGAAACTGAGCCATGTCTTCTCAAAGTTGAGAATCACTTCTCCACTAATCTGATAAAAAATGATCAATTATAGCTTAACTATTTAATAATAAATAACATTCACTGTACAAATTCGTTCCAAGTCTTTATCTGAATATAAATGAGACAAGCT
The genomic region above belongs to Hypanus sabinus isolate sHypSab1 chromosome 13, sHypSab1.hap1, whole genome shotgun sequence and contains:
- the LOC132403795 gene encoding fructose-2,6-bisphosphatase TIGAR-like; the protein is MKNFGVTLVRHGETRYNKAKLLQGQGVDEPLSQIGLKQAEAAGKFLSNIRFTHVFSSDLQRAKQTASAIILKNSYGSKLEITCDTRLRERRYGIVEGKPLSELRAMAKAAGQKCPFFTPPGAETVDEVQARAEDFFNYLCQLPMENTDKGYGMPDQFDAVADYSGGLHISVKNPCCVRTSSSNVNDDNSSSPVDLMANILIVSHGGFIRQWVKYFVEDLKCLLPQSFDEFKAFSVCPNTAISSFIVTFNQVVSSSPRIMCNYLYKCSHTDDISP